The Candidatus Equadaptatus faecalis nucleotide sequence AAGTATCGCAACGAAAATTGCCACGGACGAAGCAAGTGTTACTTCACGATGTTTCTTTGCTTCTGACATGATGCTGCCCCCTTAATTAGAATAGATGATACATTGAGGATATTATAATGCATAACAGGGCAAAAATATCAATAATTCTCAAAATCAATGCAATTTTCTGAATTTTTGGGCTATACGTCTGATATCCGTGATACAAACAAACTGCGGCTGACGAAGAAAATAAAAATCGGTTCTGCTGCGGGCAGAACCGATTGCAAAGAGCGGTGTGACGATATTAAAGCTTATTCTTCTGTCGTTTCAACCGCGGCTTCAGCTTCTTTGATTATTTCGTCAAGTTCTTCCTGTGAAATCTCTTCAGCATCGCAGCAGCCGCATTCGCATTCGTCTTCAAGACCGTTGACAAGTCTGTAGATTACAGCGGCTATAACGGCTCCGCAAAGCGGTGCGGCGATAAAGAGCCAAACCTGTTTCAGGGCTTCGCCGCCGAGAAGAAGAGCGGGTCCGAAGCTGCGTGCGGGGTTGACTGAAGTGCCGGTGAAAGGGATTCCGACGATGTGCACAAAGGCAAGCGTCAGACCGATAACGATACCGGCAACAGTGTCATATTCTGTATAATCGGTAACGCCGAGCACCGTGTAGACGAAAACAGCGGTGAGAAGCGTTTCAATCACAAATGCGCCGAGAACGGTAATCTGTGTTGCGGAAAGCATGCCGTAGCCATTTGCGCCGAGTCCGATACGGTGGAAATCCGCGCCCTGCATCTGAAGTACGCCAAGGTTTGAGAGGATAAAAGCGAGCAGTCCGGCGGCAAGAATGCCTCCGAGGAACTGGGCGATCCAGTAGCCGATGAGCTGTTTCAGTTCAATTCTTTTGGTGAGGAAGCAGCCGAGCGTTACCGCAGGGTTGATGTGGCAGCCGGAAACGTCGCCGATGACGTATGCCATGGCTACGATTGAAAGTCCGAACGCCAAAGCTACGCCGAGCATTCCGAGTCCGAGCCCGTTGCTGATTACAGCTGCCGAGCAGCCGAAGAAAGTGAGGACGAAAGTTCCGAACAGTTCTGCCGCAAATTTTCTTGCGCAGGTTTTGCAAAATTTCATGTTGTACGTCTCCTTTGTCTGATGTAATTTCGCCAACGGGGAATATAATACCGCAATTTTCATATTTTGCAATTGCATAAAATACCTATTTTGGCGGAGTTATGAGCCAAAAAAAGACGGGGTCCGAACGGACCCCGTCTTTGCTGCCTGGTTGATTAATCTACGTTTTTGTCGCTGTTGATCGCCTGCATTCCTTCTTTAACAAGGAAGAACGCGAGGACGATAAGGACTGCCGAGAGCACTACGAGAACGTAGTTCGGCGCCGGTTTTACGCAGCATTCTTCGTAAATGTTAATGACAAGAGCGAATACCGAGGTCGCAAG carries:
- a CDS encoding aquaporin, which codes for MKFCKTCARKFAAELFGTFVLTFFGCSAAVISNGLGLGMLGVALAFGLSIVAMAYVIGDVSGCHINPAVTLGCFLTKRIELKQLIGYWIAQFLGGILAAGLLAFILSNLGVLQMQGADFHRIGLGANGYGMLSATQITVLGAFVIETLLTAVFVYTVLGVTDYTEYDTVAGIVIGLTLAFVHIVGIPFTGTSVNPARSFGPALLLGGEALKQVWLFIAAPLCGAVIAAVIYRLVNGLEDECECGCCDAEEISQEELDEIIKEAEAAVETTEE